One window of the Dreissena polymorpha isolate Duluth1 chromosome 5, UMN_Dpol_1.0, whole genome shotgun sequence genome contains the following:
- the LOC127881845 gene encoding protein Wnt-2b-A-like, whose protein sequence is MLLCIQVYYFTLHPSRPNGGPAMGNLCLKNVVVTIVIVLIHLQLVASTWWFISQLPLHAVGAGVLCDNVPGLVGRQRRMCRIHQEAMVILGQGALQGVHECQHQFRQHRWNCSTLDRDTSVFGKVLLKVGTREAAFVYSISSAGVAYSITRACSLGHLSTCACDPNRKGRGRDKQGNPFQWGGCSDDVNYGQKFAKMFIDAKEKQHMDARALMNLHNNKAGRQAVQKQRKLECKCHGISGSCAMRTCWRALRDFRRVGTFLKNRYNGAIQVMMNQNSADADLVVANRNHKKPTKYDLVYFDASPDYCNEDLELGSPGTAGRECNASSIDTDGCDIMCCGRGYHTHTEKRVDKCECKFHWCCDVVCKNCTRTVDVHTCLGERTQRKYKWGH, encoded by the exons ATGCTCTTGTGCATACAGGTCTATTATTTTACACTGCATCCTAGCAGACCAAATGGAGGTCCAGCGATGGgaaatttgtgtttgaaaaatgtCGTGGTTACCATAGTAATCGTTCTCATACATCTGCAACTGGTGGCGTCAACGTGGTG GTTTATAAGTCAGTTGCCGCTTCACGCGGTCGGCGCAGGGGTGCTGTGTGACAACGTACCGGGACTGGTTGGCAGACAGAGGCGCATGTGCAGGATTCACCAG GAGGCGATGGTGATCCTAGGGCAGGGGGCGCTACAGGGCGTGCACGAGTGCCAGCACCAGTTCCGGCAACACCGCTGGAACTGCTCCACCCTGGACCGGGACACGTCCGTGTTCGGCAAGGTGCTCCTCAAAG TAGGAACAAGAGAAGCCGCCTTCGTCTACTCGATATCTTCGGCGGGGGTCGCGTATTCCATCACACGAGCCTGCAGTCTCGGGCACCTCAGCACGTGCGCGTGCGATCCGAACAGGAAGGGGCGTGGTCGAGACAAACAGGGAAATCCCTTCCAATGGGGCGGCTGCAGCGATGACGTCAACTATGGACAGAAGTTCGCGAAGATGTTCATTGACGCTAAAGAGAAACAACATATGGACGCGAGGGCGTTAATGAATCTGCATAACAACAAAGCCGGCCGTCAG GCAGTCCAGAAGCAGCGGAAGCTCGAGTGCAAGTGTCACGGGATCAGCGGCTCGTGCGCCATGAGGACCTGCTGGCGGGCCCTCCGCGACTTCCGACGCGTCGGCACTTTCCTCAAAAATAG GTACAACGGCGCCATACAGGTGATGATGAACCAGAACTCGGCCGACGCCGACCTCGTTGTTGCCAATAGAAACCATAAGAAACCAACGAAGTACGACCTCGTATATTTCGACGCGTCGCCCGATTACTGCAACGAGGATTTAGAATTAG GTTCTCCGGGGACAGCAGGTCGGGAGTGCAATGCTTCTTCCATCGACACTGACGGCTGTGACATCATGTGTTGTGGGCGCGGGTACCATACGCATACTGAGAAGCGCGTGGACAAGTGTGAGTGCAAGTTCCACTGGTGTTGTGATGTGGTCTGCAAGAACTGCACGAGAACTGTAGACGTGCACACGTGCCTTGGGGAGCGTACGCAGCGAAAATATAAATGGGGACATTAA